A window from Kovacikia minuta CCNUW1 encodes these proteins:
- the istB gene encoding IS21-like element helper ATPase IstB → MTNSSSNLQPPSSPHQSLTSVLKRLKLGHFLSDWQAVEHQATQENWSYAQFLLALAEGEANRRDQARIARALKEAQLPYGKSWSNFEFAHVPTLNPAVVMQFAESTTWLQNASNILIFGPSGTGKTHVSSALGRSMIELGKWVKFLPATTLVQQLQQAKLQLQLPAMLVKLDKYDLLIIDDLGYVKKSEAETSVLFELIAHRYERRSLLITANQPFSQWDSIFTDSMMTVAAIDRLIHHATIIEMQTESFRKQTAISRTHST, encoded by the coding sequence ATGACCAACTCTTCCAGCAATCTCCAGCCCCCGTCGAGCCCGCATCAGTCCCTGACGAGCGTGCTCAAACGCCTCAAACTCGGCCACTTCCTGTCCGACTGGCAAGCGGTCGAACATCAAGCCACCCAGGAGAACTGGAGCTACGCTCAATTCCTGTTGGCACTGGCAGAAGGGGAAGCGAACCGGCGCGACCAAGCTCGCATTGCCCGCGCGCTCAAAGAAGCGCAATTGCCCTACGGAAAATCCTGGTCTAATTTTGAGTTTGCTCATGTCCCCACGCTCAATCCAGCGGTGGTGATGCAATTTGCCGAATCGACGACTTGGTTACAGAATGCCTCGAATATTTTGATATTTGGACCCAGTGGAACCGGGAAAACGCACGTCAGTTCTGCATTGGGGCGCTCGATGATAGAACTAGGCAAGTGGGTCAAGTTTCTGCCTGCAACCACTTTGGTGCAGCAACTTCAGCAAGCCAAGCTGCAATTACAATTGCCCGCAATGCTGGTCAAACTCGATAAGTACGATCTGCTCATCATTGATGACTTAGGCTATGTCAAAAAATCAGAGGCAGAAACCTCTGTCTTGTTTGAACTGATTGCCCATCGCTATGAGCGGCGTAGTCTCCTGATTACGGCAAATCAGCCGTTTAGTCAGTGGGATAGCATCTTTACCGATTCGATGATGACCGTCGCTGCTATAGATCGCTTAATTCATCACGCGACCATTATCGAGATGCAAACCGAGAGTTTTCGCAAACAAACCGCAATTTCACGCACCCACTCAACTTAA
- the ltrA gene encoding group II intron reverse transcriptase/maturase codes for MQFACSVPCVIDRVIQQAILQVLSPMFDPGFSESSFGSRPKRSAHGAIRQVKTFVKAGYRYAVDLDLEKFFDTVNHDVLMSRIARRVTDKVLLRLIGRYLRAGVLVAGTIEATDWGTPQGSPLSPLLSNLLLDDLDKELEARGHRFVRYMDDLVILVKSRRAGRRVMAKLSHYLTQKLKLKVNREKSRVVKIEDLEYLGFTFRGIRIFASHQALKDFKHRLKGLTSRSWGVSMAERIERLNRYLRGWMNYFGMSQHYSPIEELDGWLRRRIRM; via the coding sequence GTGCAGTTTGCTTGTAGCGTCCCTTGTGTCATTGACCGGGTGATCCAGCAAGCCATCTTGCAAGTGCTCTCTCCCATGTTTGACCCTGGATTTTCCGAGTCCAGTTTTGGGAGCCGACCCAAACGTTCTGCTCATGGAGCGATTCGGCAGGTGAAGACCTTTGTGAAGGCGGGGTATCGGTATGCGGTTGATCTGGATCTAGAGAAATTCTTTGATACGGTTAACCACGATGTGCTGATGTCCCGGATTGCTCGCAGAGTCACCGACAAGGTGCTTTTGCGGCTCATCGGTCGTTACCTGAGAGCAGGAGTGTTAGTCGCTGGCACGATTGAGGCAACCGATTGGGGGACACCGCAAGGGTCGCCTCTCTCGCCTTTATTATCCAATCTCCTGTTGGATGACCTCGACAAAGAGCTTGAAGCCAGAGGGCATCGCTTTGTTCGCTACATGGATGACCTGGTGATCCTGGTCAAGAGTAGACGGGCAGGGCGGCGGGTGATGGCGAAGCTGAGCCATTACCTGACCCAAAAACTCAAACTCAAGGTCAATCGTGAGAAGAGTCGGGTGGTCAAGATCGAAGACCTCGAATACCTGGGGTTTACCTTCCGGGGCATTCGGATTTTCGCATCCCACCAAGCGCTCAAAGACTTCAAACACCGGCTCAAGGGGTTAACTTCCCGCAGTTGGGGAGTCTCGATGGCAGAACGAATCGAACGGTTGAACCGATACCTACGGGGTTGGATGAACTACTTTGGCATGTCCCAACATTACAGTCCCATTGAGGAGTTAGACGGTTGGTTGAGGCGACGAATTCGGATGTGA
- a CDS encoding BrnA antitoxin family protein: protein MEAEYDFSQGKRGAIDPTPPGKTRITIRLDDEVLEWFREQVHSAGGGNYQTMINEALRQHIQQSREPLEETLRRVVREELERVER, encoded by the coding sequence ATGGAAGCTGAATACGATTTCAGTCAGGGTAAACGAGGGGCGATCGATCCAACACCACCTGGAAAAACTCGAATCACAATTCGGTTAGATGACGAGGTTTTGGAATGGTTTCGTGAACAAGTTCATAGTGCAGGTGGGGGCAATTATCAAACGATGATTAACGAAGCGTTGCGCCAGCATATTCAGCAGAGCCGAGAACCTTTAGAGGAAACGTTACGCAGAGTTGTGCGTGAGGAGCTTGAACGTGTTGAGCGTTAA
- a CDS encoding BrnT family toxin, translating into MGYQWNRDKAAANLRKHGIDFADATSVFSDDLAITIPDERFDEERFVTIGVDAFGRVLVVVYTMRNDEIRIISARKATRQERQQYEEE; encoded by the coding sequence ATGGGTTACCAATGGAATAGAGATAAGGCAGCGGCTAATCTCCGCAAGCATGGTATCGATTTTGCCGATGCAACATCCGTTTTCTCCGATGATCTGGCAATTACTATTCCAGACGAGCGGTTTGACGAAGAACGGTTTGTCACAATCGGTGTTGATGCATTTGGACGAGTTTTGGTAGTTGTCTACACGATGCGGAACGATGAGATCCGGATCATCTCTGCTCGCAAAGCAACTCGGCAAGAACGACAGCAGTACGAGGAAGAATGA
- a CDS encoding RNA polymerase sigma factor, giving the protein MDARRAVELAARNSYGRLVAYLAAQTRDVAAAEDALGEAFLTALKTWTETGVPKKPEAWLLVTARHRLIDAARRSQVQDKILNTFKLNELESPTEFSFDETNIPDDRLKLLFICAHPAIDPTIHTPLMLQTVLGLNAAQIASAFLVAPATMSQRLVRAKAKIRDAGIAFEVPEAAELPTRLAAVLEAIYAAYTNAWEMIDGGDPRHQGLAEEAIWLVRLCIQLMPQEPEVRGLLALMLYCEARRDARRVHDAYIPLLQQDTQLWSQPMIDEAERELAQAATFKQLGRFQLEAAIQSIHAQRAVTQQVNWEALALLYEGLIQLSPTLGALVSHAAAIAQAQGLNQGLARLDALPPETVKNYQPYWALRADLLKQLGYKSEAQQAYLRAIGLTESLAIREFLLDQSSRLGE; this is encoded by the coding sequence ATGGATGCACGTCGAGCGGTAGAATTGGCTGCCCGCAATTCCTATGGCAGGTTGGTGGCCTATCTAGCAGCCCAAACACGGGATGTCGCGGCTGCCGAAGATGCCCTCGGCGAGGCTTTCCTGACGGCTTTAAAAACTTGGACCGAGACCGGAGTGCCCAAAAAACCTGAAGCATGGCTGCTGGTCACAGCGAGACACCGATTGATTGACGCAGCACGGCGATCGCAAGTTCAAGATAAAATCCTCAATACCTTCAAACTGAACGAACTGGAGTCACCAACTGAATTCTCTTTTGACGAGACGAACATTCCCGACGATCGCCTGAAGTTACTGTTCATTTGTGCTCACCCAGCCATTGATCCCACCATTCACACTCCATTGATGTTGCAAACGGTGCTGGGTCTGAATGCGGCACAAATTGCTTCGGCGTTTTTGGTTGCACCTGCCACCATGAGCCAACGCCTGGTCAGGGCAAAGGCAAAGATTCGGGATGCCGGGATCGCATTTGAAGTGCCAGAAGCGGCAGAATTGCCGACCCGATTGGCGGCTGTGTTAGAAGCGATTTACGCCGCCTATACCAATGCTTGGGAAATGATAGACGGCGGCGATCCTCGGCATCAAGGATTAGCGGAAGAAGCGATTTGGTTAGTTCGTTTGTGTATTCAATTAATGCCTCAAGAGCCGGAAGTACGGGGATTGCTTGCCCTCATGCTGTATTGCGAAGCCCGACGCGATGCTCGTCGCGTCCATGATGCTTACATCCCCCTATTGCAACAAGATACGCAGCTTTGGTCCCAGCCAATGATCGATGAAGCAGAACGCGAACTCGCTCAAGCGGCTACATTTAAGCAACTGGGACGATTTCAGCTTGAAGCGGCGATTCAATCGATCCACGCTCAACGCGCCGTCACCCAACAGGTGAATTGGGAAGCACTGGCATTGTTATATGAAGGATTGATTCAGCTTTCACCGACGCTCGGTGCATTGGTGAGTCATGCGGCAGCGATCGCTCAAGCTCAAGGATTAAACCAGGGTTTAGCGCGGCTCGATGCATTGCCGCCTGAAACTGTCAAGAACTACCAACCCTATTGGGCGCTGAGGGCTGATTTACTGAAGCAACTAGGGTACAAATCTGAAGCTCAGCAAGCTTACTTGCGGGCGATCGGCTTAACCGAAAGTCTTGCCATTCGTGAGTTTCTTCTCGATCAGTCTTCTCGGTTAGGTGAATAG
- a CDS encoding glutathione S-transferase family protein, which translates to MKLYYSPPSPNTRKVHAVAMHLELPLELRLVDLQKGEQRAPEFIQLNPTGRTPVLQDGEFILWESTAIMQYLASQVPNSLWPEVPQIRADIMRWQSWQLAHWYQVCQPLQYENFVKPLLQLGEPDLQVVQSATERFHAEAVALNNHLAEREFLVNATLTLADFSVAGDLTYAVPGRFPLEDYPHIRAWYRRIEQLPAWQQTAPRG; encoded by the coding sequence ATGAAACTTTATTATTCTCCCCCCTCTCCAAACACCCGCAAAGTTCATGCTGTTGCCATGCATCTGGAACTACCGCTCGAACTGCGATTGGTGGATTTGCAGAAAGGTGAACAACGCGCCCCAGAGTTTATCCAGTTAAATCCAACGGGGCGCACTCCAGTCTTACAAGATGGCGAGTTTATCCTGTGGGAGTCCACTGCGATTATGCAATATTTGGCAAGTCAGGTGCCCAATTCTCTCTGGCCAGAAGTTCCGCAGATTCGGGCGGACATCATGCGCTGGCAAAGTTGGCAACTCGCCCACTGGTATCAGGTCTGTCAACCCTTACAGTATGAGAATTTCGTCAAGCCTCTCTTGCAATTGGGAGAGCCTGATCTGCAAGTCGTGCAATCGGCAACTGAACGCTTCCATGCAGAAGCGGTCGCCCTAAATAATCATCTGGCAGAACGTGAATTCTTGGTCAATGCCACCTTGACGTTGGCTGACTTTTCGGTTGCCGGTGACTTAACCTATGCAGTACCAGGGCGATTCCCCTTGGAAGACTATCCTCATATTCGCGCCTGGTATCGTCGAATTGAGCAGTTACCCGCTTGGCAACAGACTGCACCGAGAGGTTAA
- a CDS encoding YciI family protein, whose product MKYAILVYETEQDSANRPMHMPAYNAYSQALAEAGVIAGGAALQPSHTGTTIRLQNGQRNVQDGPYADTKEQLGGFFLIDVPDLDAALDWAARCPAASNCAVEVRPLVPMN is encoded by the coding sequence ATGAAATACGCGATTCTGGTTTACGAGACTGAGCAAGATTCTGCTAACCGCCCCATGCATATGCCTGCCTACAACGCCTACTCGCAAGCCCTCGCTGAGGCGGGAGTCATAGCAGGCGGTGCTGCGCTCCAGCCCAGTCATACCGGCACCACCATCCGCCTCCAAAACGGCCAGCGGAATGTGCAAGACGGCCCCTACGCCGATACCAAAGAGCAACTGGGCGGCTTTTTCCTAATCGATGTCCCCGATCTCGATGCGGCACTAGACTGGGCAGCTCGTTGCCCTGCTGCCAGCAATTGCGCTGTGGAAGTGCGGCCTTTAGTACCCATGAATTAG
- a CDS encoding type II toxin-antitoxin system VapC family toxin produces the protein MSESVYIETSILGYLTARPSRDLVVAANIEITREWWDTRRSAFQLYSSQAVVKETSQGDIEIASRRLEIIRNLALLDLNQSVLDLAEQFLERSSLPTKADVDAVHIAAATVHGMDYLLTWNCKHIANAQIQRKLAEISLDLGYELPILCTPYELLGD, from the coding sequence ATGAGTGAATCTGTCTATATCGAAACGAGTATTCTAGGCTATCTCACTGCTCGACCCAGCAGAGATCTGGTTGTGGCTGCCAATATCGAGATAACAAGGGAGTGGTGGGATACGCGCCGCAGTGCTTTCCAACTCTACTCCTCCCAAGCAGTTGTCAAAGAAACTTCACAGGGAGATATCGAAATCGCATCTCGACGGCTCGAAATCATTCGCAACCTCGCGTTACTTGATTTGAACCAATCTGTACTTGATTTGGCAGAGCAATTTTTGGAACGCAGTAGCCTTCCCACGAAAGCTGATGTTGATGCTGTTCATATTGCGGCCGCAACTGTTCACGGCATGGATTACCTACTCACATGGAACTGTAAGCACATTGCCAACGCTCAAATTCAAAGAAAACTGGCAGAGATTAGTCTTGATTTGGGATACGAGTTACCGATTCTTTGCACACCCTATGAACTTCTCGGAGACTGA
- a CDS encoding MT-A70 family methyltransferase, with product MEDEVLTPAQDFLKDVSRRGYGTILADPPWQFQNRTGKVAPEHKRLARYSTLTLQEIKEIPVSLVAAEQSHLYLWVPNALLPEGLEVMKAWGFEYKTNIIWHKVRKDGEPDGRGVGFYFRNTTEVVLFGVRGRLRTLQPGRTQVNIIKTRKTEHSRKPDELYKLIESCSPAPYLELFARGQREQWDQWGNEVEDYSISWKTYSHNSQNGAESKTALEPDEQRFGLK from the coding sequence ATGGAAGACGAAGTACTTACGCCTGCTCAAGATTTTCTTAAAGATGTGTCAAGACGGGGGTATGGAACTATTCTTGCTGATCCCCCTTGGCAATTCCAAAATAGAACAGGCAAGGTTGCACCTGAGCACAAGAGGCTTGCTCGATACTCTACATTGACGCTGCAAGAGATAAAGGAAATCCCTGTCTCACTTGTCGCGGCTGAACAAAGCCATCTATATCTTTGGGTTCCAAATGCCCTGTTACCGGAAGGGCTAGAAGTAATGAAAGCTTGGGGTTTTGAGTACAAAACCAACATTATTTGGCATAAAGTTCGCAAAGATGGTGAACCTGATGGGCGAGGGGTTGGATTCTATTTTAGAAACACCACTGAAGTTGTACTCTTTGGGGTTCGTGGGAGGTTGCGAACACTTCAACCTGGACGCACACAAGTAAACATAATCAAAACGCGGAAAACTGAACACTCACGTAAGCCTGATGAGTTATATAAACTAATAGAGTCTTGTAGTCCCGCGCCGTATCTAGAACTATTTGCGCGTGGGCAAAGAGAACAGTGGGATCAATGGGGCAATGAAGTAGAAGACTACAGTATCTCCTGGAAAACCTATTCACATAATAGTCAAAATGGCGCAGAGTCCAAAACAGCCCTTGAGCCAGACGAGCAACGGTTTGGACTAAAATAG
- a CDS encoding BglII/BstYI family type II restriction endonuclease yields MGIQLLPQSIQDKYEIHEWKHACAILSGDFPTEWQDIIDLLEQFCLCKSWLTVGGGRKSRVSESIDNFLYSRGWIEKEFATSVKVDERIMDSPTHKVDCYKNRIALEIEWNNKDPFFDRDLNNFRLLFDLRAISVGVIITRCDHLQDIFNSLGRGASYGSSTTHMSKLLPRIEGGSGGGCPILVFGITQRLYSEGC; encoded by the coding sequence ATGGGTATTCAGCTATTACCACAGTCCATTCAGGATAAATATGAAATTCATGAATGGAAACACGCTTGTGCAATACTCTCTGGGGATTTCCCAACTGAATGGCAAGACATTATAGACCTGCTTGAGCAGTTCTGTCTTTGTAAAAGTTGGCTTACTGTTGGTGGTGGAAGAAAATCAAGGGTATCAGAATCCATTGATAACTTTTTATACAGCCGAGGTTGGATCGAGAAAGAATTCGCAACATCTGTAAAGGTAGATGAGCGTATTATGGATTCTCCAACCCATAAAGTGGATTGTTATAAGAATAGAATTGCACTAGAAATTGAATGGAACAATAAAGACCCCTTCTTTGATCGTGACCTTAATAACTTCCGACTTCTGTTTGACTTGCGGGCAATCAGCGTTGGTGTGATCATCACAAGATGTGATCATCTTCAGGATATCTTTAATAGTCTGGGGCGTGGTGCTTCATATGGCTCCTCGACTACGCATATGTCTAAACTGTTACCAAGAATCGAAGGCGGTAGTGGTGGTGGATGTCCTATTCTTGTCTTTGGGATAACCCAAAGGCTCTATTCGGAAGGTTGCTAG
- a CDS encoding ELWxxDGT repeat protein → MQPLEASVQSPLSTVSYPSGSSSNATYPIANPASLTTDPLRQLSGRSISPQSVSQSSPAIPTSLTNFNLPDGNSYPANLLDVNGTLYFTANEGDGLWKSDGTAAGTVLVKDINPGSDSSSLFGLTAYNNALYFRANDGVHGEELWKSDGTATGTVLVKDINLGSQDASPFNLITLNGTLYFLANDGIHGLELWKSDGTAAGTVLVKDTNPGMNIYSDDSPSNLAIVNGTLYFTANDGVHGSELWKSDGTDSGTAMVKDINSGSQASSPSNLTNINGTLYFSADDGVYGSELWKSDGTAAGTILVKDINPGSQDSSPSSLTAYNGAFYFAAFDNVNGAALWKSDGTTTGTVLVKDTYPGIYDLTPSQLTNVNGTLYFRLGDRYYGSSGELWKTDGTTEGTVLVKDINQGISGSYLNLLYLTNLNGTLYFSAWGSTYFSTYQQQLWKSDGTAAGTVLVKNLSLVQNASGSDFQAPSTLNLTAVNNTLYFGASDAINGNELWKSDGTPAGTVMLKNINRYSPQRLQPTNVNGIAYFGVSDTVNGDQLWKSDGTVAGTVLVKTIDPGNHFAGNFRNFDYTGPSNLTNVNGTLYFIARDSLHGSELWKSNGTAAGTVLVKDINPGSDSSSPGNFTNVNGILYFTVNDATYGQELWKSDGTDVGTILVKDINPGSGSSNPANLTNVNGTLYFTANDGIHGRELWKSNGTAAGTVLVKDINPGSEIVSGIDYTAPNGLTNINGTLYFSVDDGIHGREVWKSDGTAAGTVLVKDIEPGSGSSFPGPLTKINGGFYFVVQSGINKSSLWKSDGTSAGTVMIKRFDSGNSPYLLTTVGGILYFVLTDNTYGSELWKSDGTEAGTVLVKDINPGSASSTPYNLTNVNGTLYFVASDNNGRQLWKSDGTAAGTVLVDRRNVGERVSNPYHLTSNGNFLFFTADGAPNGTQVWSIDVRGDKYNPSDFNGDGQSDVLWHDNATGRTVIWQMNGASYSSAIELPTVKDTNWKIEQVADFNGDYKPDILWRHATTGQNVVWQMNGTAYSTAFLLPTLKDLNWKMQRVTDFDGDGNMDILWRHATTGQNVIWQMNGTAYSTAFQLPTLKDLNWKMERVVDFDGDGNRDILWRHATTGQNVVWQMDGTAYSTAFQLPTLKDLNWKMERVADFDGDGKTDILWRHGATGQNVVWQMNGTSYSTAFQLPSLKDTNWKIGQIADFDGDRKVDILWRNSSSNQSVIWQMNHAVLITAVSLPTLPGGNWNVVNID, encoded by the coding sequence GTGCAACCGCTCGAAGCATCGGTTCAATCTCCCCTGTCTACGGTTAGTTACCCGTCCGGATCAAGCTCAAACGCAACCTATCCGATCGCCAATCCCGCTTCCCTGACCACTGATCCATTGCGTCAATTGAGTGGGCGATCGATTTCACCCCAGTCCGTCTCCCAGAGCAGCCCCGCAATACCCACCTCACTCACCAACTTCAACCTGCCCGACGGCAATTCCTACCCTGCCAACTTGCTCGATGTCAATGGCACCCTATACTTTACGGCAAACGAAGGGGATGGTCTCTGGAAAAGCGACGGCACGGCTGCTGGCACCGTTTTGGTCAAAGACATTAACCCAGGTAGTGACAGTTCCTCCCTATTTGGTCTGACAGCCTATAACAATGCTCTATACTTCAGAGCCAACGATGGTGTTCACGGTGAGGAACTATGGAAAAGCGACGGCACGGCTACCGGCACCGTTCTGGTCAAAGACATTAATCTGGGTAGCCAGGATGCTTCCCCGTTTAACCTGATCACCCTCAATGGAACGCTGTATTTCCTCGCCAATGATGGCATTCACGGCCTTGAATTGTGGAAGAGCGATGGCACCGCTGCTGGTACGGTCCTGGTCAAAGACACTAATCCAGGTATGAACATCTATAGCGATGACAGTCCATCCAATCTGGCGATCGTTAACGGTACGCTATACTTCACAGCCAATGACGGTGTTCACGGTTCTGAACTGTGGAAGAGCGATGGTACTGATTCTGGCACCGCTATGGTCAAAGACATCAACTCAGGCAGCCAGGCTTCTTCTCCATCCAATCTAACGAACATCAATGGCACGTTGTATTTCTCAGCCGACGATGGTGTTTATGGCTCCGAACTGTGGAAGAGCGATGGCACCGCTGCGGGCACCATTCTGGTTAAAGACATTAATCCGGGTAGCCAGGATTCTTCTCCATCTAGCCTGACAGCGTACAACGGTGCCTTCTATTTCGCCGCTTTTGACAACGTTAATGGTGCTGCACTCTGGAAAAGTGATGGTACGACTACTGGGACGGTTCTGGTCAAAGACACTTATCCGGGCATCTATGATCTCACTCCCTCGCAACTGACCAATGTCAATGGAACGCTGTACTTTAGATTGGGTGATCGCTACTACGGCAGTTCAGGCGAGTTGTGGAAAACGGATGGCACTACAGAGGGCACCGTTCTGGTTAAGGACATTAATCAGGGCATCAGTGGTTCCTATCTCAATTTACTGTACTTAACCAATCTCAACGGCACCCTGTACTTTTCTGCTTGGGGTAGCACCTACTTCTCCACATACCAACAACAGCTCTGGAAGAGTGATGGCACGGCTGCTGGCACCGTTTTAGTCAAGAACCTCTCTTTAGTCCAAAATGCCTCTGGCTCAGACTTTCAGGCTCCCTCCACACTCAATCTGACGGCGGTTAACAACACCCTCTACTTTGGTGCCAGTGATGCTATCAATGGCAATGAACTGTGGAAAAGCGATGGCACTCCAGCGGGTACGGTGATGCTCAAAAATATTAACCGATATAGCCCCCAGCGCCTTCAACCAACCAATGTCAATGGCATCGCTTATTTTGGCGTATCTGACACGGTGAATGGTGATCAGTTATGGAAAAGTGATGGCACCGTTGCTGGCACCGTCCTGGTCAAAACCATTGATCCGGGAAACCATTTTGCAGGCAATTTTCGAAATTTCGATTATACTGGCCCGTCCAATCTAACCAACGTCAACGGCACCCTGTATTTCATTGCCAGGGATAGCCTTCACGGTAGTGAACTGTGGAAGAGCAATGGTACGGCTGCTGGCACGGTTTTGGTTAAAGACATTAATCCAGGTAGTGATAGCTCTTCTCCAGGCAATTTCACGAATGTCAACGGTATCTTATATTTCACAGTTAACGATGCCACCTATGGTCAGGAACTGTGGAAGAGCGATGGCACAGACGTTGGCACCATTTTAGTCAAAGACATTAATCCAGGCAGTGGCAGTTCCAATCCAGCCAATCTAACCAACGTCAACGGCACCCTGTATTTCACAGCTAACGATGGCATTCATGGCAGGGAACTCTGGAAGAGCAATGGCACGGCTGCTGGCACGGTTCTGGTCAAAGATATTAATCCAGGTAGTGAGATTGTTTCAGGTATTGACTATACTGCTCCAAACGGTCTAACCAATATTAACGGCACGTTGTATTTCTCAGTGGATGACGGCATTCACGGCAGAGAAGTGTGGAAGAGTGATGGCACAGCTGCTGGCACGGTTCTGGTCAAAGACATTGAACCGGGTAGCGGTAGTTCCTTTCCAGGCCCATTGACGAAAATTAATGGCGGCTTTTACTTCGTTGTTCAATCTGGTATTAATAAATCCAGTTTATGGAAGAGTGATGGTACGAGTGCTGGCACAGTCATGATCAAACGCTTCGACTCAGGCAATAGCCCCTACCTTCTAACGACTGTTGGCGGTATCCTATACTTCGTTTTGACTGACAACACCTACGGCAGTGAATTGTGGAAAAGCGATGGCACCGAGGCTGGCACCGTTCTGGTCAAAGATATTAACCCAGGCAGCGCTTCTTCCACTCCGTATAATCTGACCAATGTGAACGGTACACTTTATTTTGTGGCGTCTGACAATAATGGACGGCAGCTCTGGAAAAGCGATGGTACGGCTGCGGGCACCGTTTTAGTTGATCGCAGAAACGTAGGGGAGCGTGTTTCTAATCCCTATCATTTGACCAGTAATGGTAACTTCCTGTTTTTTACCGCAGATGGTGCCCCCAATGGGACACAGGTCTGGTCGATCGATGTTAGGGGTGACAAATACAATCCCTCTGACTTTAACGGAGATGGTCAGAGTGACGTTCTCTGGCATGACAATGCCACTGGAAGGACTGTGATCTGGCAAATGAATGGTGCGAGCTATTCCAGTGCGATCGAATTACCAACAGTAAAAGATACCAATTGGAAAATTGAGCAGGTTGCTGATTTTAATGGAGACTACAAACCAGATATTCTCTGGCGTCATGCCACAACAGGACAGAATGTGGTCTGGCAAATGAATGGCACTGCTTATTCTACAGCATTTTTGCTCCCCACACTGAAAGATCTCAATTGGAAAATGCAGCGTGTCACAGACTTTGATGGCGATGGGAATATGGATATTCTCTGGCGTCATGCCACAACCGGACAGAATGTGATCTGGCAAATGAATGGCACTGCTTATTCCACTGCATTTCAACTACCGACGCTAAAAGATCTCAATTGGAAAATGGAGCGTGTCGTAGACTTTGATGGCGATGGGAATAGGGACATTCTCTGGCGTCATGCCACAACCGGACAGAATGTGGTTTGGCAAATGGATGGCACTGCTTATTCCACTGCATTTCAACTACCGACGCTAAAAGATCTCAATTGGAAAATGGAGCGTGTCGCAGACTTTGATGGCGATGGGAAGACAGACATTCTCTGGCGTCATGGTGCAACCGGACAGAATGTGGTCTGGCAGATGAATGGCACATCCTATTCCACCGCATTTCAGCTACCCAGCTTAAAAGACACAAACTGGAAGATTGGACAGATTGCCGATTTTGATGGCGATCGCAAGGTCGATATTCTTTGGCGCAACAGTTCATCCAATCAGTCTGTGATCTGGCAAATGAATCATGCTGTGCTGATCACTGCTGTTTCATTACCTACTTTGCCAGGTGGAAACTGGAACGTTGTGAATATTGATTGA